The genome window CGGCAAGTGATTGGGCAGCAGTTGATTTGCCAGCAGCCATGTTCCCCGTAATCATAATAATTTGTGGCTGATGATTTGCAGCTTGTTGATTGCTGTTCATACTGTTTGTAATAGATTCAATGACTTAGCGCTACAAAAAACGAGTGAGTAATAACGAGTAAATCTCAAATCGGCTCACAAATTTGTGTTCAAGGGAGTAAATTAACAAATTGCTTTTGGTACTCATCCTCTGCCATCAGTTCTCTGGTGCTTTCTACCCTGTCTAAAAACACGATTCCATCTAAATGGTCGTGTTCGTGTTGAAAAATCCGGGCCACAAAGTCTGTCAATTCTTGTCGGTGGAGTTGGCCGTCTCTACTGGTGTATTCTATCTCGATCGCCCTACTTCTGGGCACCAAGCCCCGAATCCCCGGAATGCTCAAACAGCCTTCCCAGTCTTTGACTGTCTCTGTTGATGCAGCCACAATCCGGGGATTAATCATCGCTGTGGGTTCCATGTGGGGTGCTTGGGGATACCGCAAATTGGGGCGAG of Oscillatoria nigro-viridis PCC 7112 contains these proteins:
- the def gene encoding peptide deformylase; translated protein: MAEILQISQLGNPVLRRRSQVVENIKDDRVQQLIDGLISTVQHAHGVGIAAPQAAQSDRLFIVASRPNLRYPQAPHMEPTAMINPRIVAASTETVKDWEGCLSIPGIRGLVPRSRAIEIEYTSRDGQLHRQELTDFVARIFQHEHDHLDGIVFLDRVESTRELMAEDEYQKQFVNLLP